In Pochonia chlamydosporia 170 chromosome 3, whole genome shotgun sequence, the following are encoded in one genomic region:
- a CDS encoding major facilitator superfamily transporter (similar to Cordyceps militaris CM01 XP_006666385.1): MSQTATITQEAHASPSDGIELTRFPSTASHGRSIGSQAKDSVRTPAEAEIGPSDGDGEPPADAQSQVERWNYPRSNVFKLGFAFLSFVIAGMNDGAVGALIPYLEKYYDLNYTVISLIFLTPFAGYSLAAFTNARIHVAFGRRGVAIMAPLCHIITYAVLASHPPYPALVVANAISGFGNGLTDACFCAWVGAMDKANAIQGFLHSCYSLGALFAPLIATSMVVTAGLPWYNYYYVMIGISFLELVGLTAAFWDKPGSVYRAEHTNDSESSGAGTREAIKSKVTWLCAAFFFTYMGVEVGLGGWVVTFMLKVRHATPYASGISGSGFWAGMTLGRAALGFVTERYGERICLTIYLAICLGLELLFWLVPQFVVSAVAVAFLGFFLGPMFPGAVMVTAKLLPKRIHVSAIGFAMALGGTGGTVFPFIIGAVASSAGVKVLQPIVLALIVVVTVVWLSFPRIRKRE; the protein is encoded by the exons ATGTCCCAAACAGCTACCATCACGCAGGAAGCTCACGCATCTCCCAGCGATGGCATTGAGTTGACTCGTTTCCCGTCAACTGCCTCACATGGGCGCAGCATAGGCTCCCAAGCCAAAGATAGTGTCCGAACTCCTGCCGAAGCAGAAATTGGACCATCTGACGGCGATGGTGAGCCGCCCGCGGATGcgcaaagtcaagtcgagcGGTGGAACTATCCAAGATCGAATGTATTCAAGTTGGGATTTGCATTCTTGTCGTTTGTTATTGCAGGAATGAATGATGGCGCAGTTGGC GCATTAATCCCATAT CTCGAAAAATACTACGACCTAAACTACACCGTCATATCACTCATCTTCCTCACCCCCTTCGCAGGGTACTCCCTCGCCGCATTCACCAACGCCCGCATCCACGTCGCTTTCGGACGCCGCGGcgtggccatcatggctccgTTATGCCACATCATCACGTACGCGGTTCTTGCGTCGCATCCGCCGTATCCTGCGCTCGTGGTTGCGAACGCCATCAGTGGTTTTGGCAACGGACTTACTGATGCGTGTTTCTGCGCGTGGGTCGGCGCGATGGATAAGGCGAATGCGATTCAGGGCTTTTTGCATTCGTGTTATTCCCTGGGTGCGTTGTTTGCGCCTCTTATTGCGACGAGTATGGTTGTTACGGCTGGATTGCCATGGTATAACTACTATTACGTCATG ATTGGGATATCGTTCCTGGAGTTGGTTGGTTTGACGGCTGCGTTCTGGGATAAACCTGGTTCAGTGTACAGAGCTGAGCATACGAATGATAGTGAAAGCTCTGGCGCAGGGACGAGGGAGGCGATTAAATCCAAGGTTACGTGGTTATGCGCCGCCTTTTTCTTCACATACATGGGCGTGGAAG TCGGTCTCGGCGGATGGGTAGTCACATTCATGCTCAAAGTGCGTCACGCAACGCCCTACGCCTCAGGAATATCCGGCTCCGGCTTCTGGGCAGGCATGACACTCGGCCGCGCGGCACTCGGATTCGTAACAGAGCGCTATGGCGAGCGCATCTGTCTGACCATCTATCTGGCAATTTGTCTGGGACTAGAACTGCTGTTCTGGCTGGTGCCGCAGTTTGTGGTCTCAGCTGTGGCGGTTGCTTTTCTGGGCTTCTTCCTTGGGCCGATGTTTCCGGGGGCGGTTATGGTTACGGCGAAGTTGCTGCCGAAGAGGATTCATGTGAGTGCTATTGGGTTTGCGATGGCGCTGGGCGGGACGGGGGGAACGGTGTTTCCGTTTATTATTGGGGCGGTGGCGAGTAGTGCGGGTGTGAAGGTGTTGCAGCCGATTgtgttggcgttgattgtggttgtgaCGGTGGTGTGGTTGAGTTTTCCGAGGATTCGGAAGAGGGAGTAG
- a CDS encoding ankyrin repeat protein (similar to Colletotrichum gloeosporioides Nara gc5 XP_007276209.1), with the protein MTFPQFDNSQYSVGWIAALPHERAAAEVMLDEEHAPPQRKHENDNNIYTLGAITGPNGKHNVVIASLPSGRYGITPAGTAATQMLSSFPAIKFGLMLGIGGGVPSSDNDIRLGDVVVSQPDGSFGGVRQYDCGKATTQGFEERGALNSPPRVLLNAMAALQSEHEKKGSAVPSILQSVYAKYPLMAKPRSGPGYIYQGVSNDRLFLPEYLHQNNKKNCSDCDKVNEVDRSERSDEDPYIHYGTIASGNMVVKDAQIRDLISGTCLCFETEAAGLMNDFPCLVIRGICDYCDSHKNDRWQRYAAATAAAYAKELLRITDVVDVTGTPEARKVMHELQRVNQSLQRVNENVVQIQTEVKEGFGDLRAARERTDILEWLTPMDYDLQQSDFLSKRQKGTGEWLLRSDEFQNWIKQTEHTLFCPGIPGAGKTIISSIVVDHLIEKFGYDTDVGIAYIYCSYQPHQEQRPEDLLASIVKRLAQKKPEMLSELKIFYDHHKVNGIRPSFEDYIKFLQSCVKLFSKVFIVIDALDEYHASDNATWKRILVLKELTVRGAASINLFATSRSISEVTSEFKGCTWKEIRAQDGDIQTYLNERIPQFRAALQFAERPELQDTIRKDLIEAADGMFLVAKMLVDSLVSLPTLGHIIESMKDLPRGESGLITMYKKAMERIDGQDGECRRIAKQVLSWVTYAKRALSTTEVQHAVAVHARQKKLDKDFLPEIKVLDSLCAGLITVDKNSDIIRLVHYTTQEYLESSRSLPIAHGDIATTCVTYLSFDAFAGGACANTDGLKQRFQSNPLYGYATLHWGYHAREAAVDAAKLMPFLRDKEKVRAAGQAMLASTPDSETMLVPKRSSKPTGIHLAAYFGLKEAMTIMLRDGATTQLDDQPTPLAFASVNGHVSVVRLLLSHGAHPDSKKDDKSFSPRTPLWLAAVKGHVKVVELLIAKGADPNVRDDEGRTPILQAAARGHQEVVKLLIANGVDPDTQSAGKSYVKCTPLSFAAANNHQAIVHILLGTGRVDVNSLDFSGWTPLFYAAEKGHEAVMKLLLANGAHPDLTDISKRTPLSITAEGGHHAVVRLLLADSRVDPHVEDDCGRTPLSYAVWSGDESSVEQLLQRGVNLNCADIDGRTALCLAAGTGHEGIIKTLLGKDGVLPDPKDKGGRTPLCLAAKQGYTGVVKLLLNTGKVNLDHKDNTDCTPLLLATEKAQNAVVELLVLSGANPELADKDGRTPILCAAENGNEQAIRMLLDLGVSFSPQDKEQRNLLWWAAEKGYEAIVRELLESGAEEVRDSKFSQTPLSCAAERGHSTVVKLLIAHGSDPDSGDKDGRTPLSWAVECKHKSVVEMLLANDKVNPDAADRSSRTPLSYAAWTGDLVFIQLLLQQRTVKINSADKSGRTPLSFAAEKGHLPAAKFLLARGAYVDLSESEHSTPIVLAKRCNHQEIVDLLLDRLAITRDIPYRPRTSLLWAVESGYEVLVKFLLENGANVNSLDWDESTPLFRAKSVPIAKLLIEFGADVNHQNKSYRWTPLMNAVITADVSVVEFLLQNGAEVDAVNSDGRTAMVLACQRGHEGVVKMLLQHGADPKLVKNWASRFPGVSAQSVDEPDSATGSSGGSRSLVARLLRR; encoded by the exons ATGACTTTTCCCCAGTTTGACAACTCTCAATACAGCGTGGGATGGATTGCTGCGCTGCCACATGAGAGAGCGGCAGCGGAGGTCATGCTTGACGAGGAGCACGCGCCGCCGCAACGCAAACACGaaaacgacaacaacatATACACCCTGGGAGCTATTACTGGACCGAATGGCAAACATAATGTGGTTATCGCAAGTCTTCCGTCTGGCCGATATGGCATCACACCAGCAGGAACGGCAGCAACACAAATGCTCTCGAGCTTCCCCGCGATAAAGTTTGGCCTAATGCTTGGCATCGGCGGTGGCGTGCCAAGCAGCGACAACGATATCCGTCTAGGTGATGTCGTTGTCAGTCAGCCAGACGGTTCGTTTGGTGGCGTCAGGCAGTATGATTGCGGAAAGGCAACTACTCAGGGTTTTGAGGAGCGAGGAGCGCTCAACTCGCCACCTCGAGTTTTactcaatgccatggcagcgCTTCAAAGCGAAcatgagaagaagggaagCGCAGTACCCAGTATACTGCAGTCTGTGTATGCGAAATACCCGCTTATGGCGAAGCCAAGATCAGGTCCTGGGTACATCTATCAAGGCGTAAGCAATGATCGACTATTCCTGCCAGAATACTTAcaccaaaacaacaagaagaactgCAGCGACTGCGACAAGGTGAACGAAGTCGATCGTTCGGAACGGTCAGATGAAGATCCCTACATTCACTATGGCACCATCGCATCGGGAAACATGGTCGTAAAGGATGCACAAATTCGGGACCTGATCTCCGGGACGTGTCTTTGCTTTGAAACGGAAGCAGCTGGCTTGATGAACGACTTTCCTTGTCTTGTGATCCGTGGGATCTGTGACTATTGCGATTCTCATAAGAATGATAGGTGGCAAAGATACGCTGCTGCCACGGCTGCGGCTTACGCGAAGGAGCTTTTGCGGATCAcggatgttgttgatgttaCTGGGACTCCAGAAGCAAGGAAGGTCATGCATGAGT TGCAAAGGGTCAACCAAAGTTTGCAAAGAGTTAACGAAAACGTTGTCCAGATACAGACAGAGGTAAAGGAAGGATTTGGAGATTTGCGAGCCG CGCGCGAACGTACCGATATCCTCGAATGGCTCACTCCAATGGACTATGACTTACAGCAAAGTGATTTCTTGAGCAAGCGGCAAAAAGGCACCGGAGAATGGCTATTGCGATCAGACGAGTTCCAAAACTGGATAAAACAAACTGAACATACTTTGTTCTGTCCGGGAATCCCAGGGGCAGGAAAGACAATTATATCTTCCATTGTTGTGGACCACCTGATTGAGAAGTTTGGATACGATACTGACGTCGGCATTGCGTACATATACTGCAGTTACCAACcacaccaagagcaaagGCCCGAAGATCTCCTCGCGAGTATTGTGAAACGACTAGCCCAGAAGAAGCCGGAGATGCTGTCCGAACTCAAAATATTTTATGACCATCACaaagtcaatggcatcagGCCCTCTTTTGAGGATTACATCAAGTTCCTACAATCCTGCGTCAAGCTGTTCTCCAAAGTATTCATCGTCATAGATGCTTTGGACGAATACCACGCCTCTGATAACGCGACATGGAAGCGGATATTGGTGTTGAAGGAACTGACAGTTCGGGGAGCGGCGAGTATAAATCTCTTTGCAACTTCCCGTTCAATCTCGGAAGTCACTTCAGAGTTCAAAGGGTGCACTTGGAAAGAGATTAGAGCACAGGATGGCGATATCCAGACATATCTGAACGAGAGAATACCACAGTTTCGAGCTGCACTGCAGTTTGCAGAGAGACCAGAGTTACAGGACACGATACGAAAGGATCTGATAGAGGCAGCAGACGGAAT GTTCCTTGTTGCAAAGATGCTTGTTGATTCTCTTGTCAGCCTTCCCACACTGGGACACATCATTGAGAGCATGAAAGACCTTCCCCGGGGAGAGTCCGGTTTGATCACAATGTACAAGAAGGCAATGGAACGAATCGACGGACAAGACGGAGAGTGTCGACGAATCGCAAAACAGGTTCTATCTTGGGTTACATATGCCAAACGGGCGCTTTCGACCACCGAGGTCCAGCACGCCGTTGCCGTTCATGCACGACAAAAGAAACTGGATAAAGACTTCCTTCCCGAGATTAAAGTCCTCGATTCTCTATGCGCTGGTTTAATTACCGTGGACAAGAACAGCGATATAATAAGACTGGTTCACTACACCACACAGGAGTACTTGGAGTCGTCGAGATCGTTACCAATCGCCCACGGAGACATCGCAACGACCTGTGTTACATACCTTTCATTCGATGCCTTTGCAGGCGGAGCTTGTGCGAATACCGATGGCCTGAAGCAACGGTTTCAATCAAATCCTTTGTATGGCTATGCCACCCTTCACTGGGGATACCACGCTAGAGAGGCTGCCGTAGACGCAGCAAAATTGATGCCGTTCCTCAGGGATAAAGAAAAGGTTCGCGCTGCAGGCCAAGCAATGCTGGCTTCCACTCCCGATAGCGAAACTATGCTTGTGCCAAAACGAAGCTCCAAGCCCACGGGCATACATCTCGCAGCGTACTTTGGGCTGAAGGAAGCGATGACAATTATGCTCCGAGATGGGGCAACTACACAGCTTGACGACCAGCCGACGCCACTAGCATTTGCCTCGGTCAATGGACATGTTTCGGTAGTTCGTTTATTGTTATCTCACGGGGCTCATCCGGACTCGAAAAAAGATGACAAGAGTTTCTCTCCGCGAACGCCCCTATGGCTTGCAGCAGTCAAGGGACATGTGAAGGTGGTTGAACTGTTGATTGCAAAGGGAGCTGATCCGAACGTTCgggatgatgaaggacgAACACCTATTCTCCAGGCAGCAGCTAGAGGCCATCAGGAAGTGGTAAAGCTTTTGATTGCGAACGGTGTCGATCCAGACACTCAGTCCGCTGGCAAGTCTTACGTGAAGTGTACGCCTTTATCGTTTGCGGCGGCGAACAACCATCAAGCCATAGTGCATATCCTACTAGGTACCGGTCGTGTGGATGTCAATTCTCTAGACTTTTCCGGCTGGACACCACTATTCTATGCCGCAGAAAAAGGTCACGAGGCAGTAATGAAGTTATTACTCGCCAATGGCGCCCATCCAGATCTGACGGATATCAGTAAGCGGACACCGCTCTCCATTACAGCAGAAGGCGGGCATCATGCTGTGGTGAGACTCCTACTTGCGGATAGCCGCGTCGATCCGCACGTCGAAGATGACTGTGGGAGAACACCACTCTCATATGCTGTATGGAGTGGTGACGAATCGTCAGTCGAGCAGTTACTACAACGCGGCGTCAACTTGAATTGTGCTGATATCGACGGACGGACTGCTCTGTGCCTAGCCGCCGGGACCGGACACGAGGGCATTATCAAGACGTTGCTTGGCAAGGATGGAGTATTACCAGATcccaaagacaaaggagGCCGAACACCATTGTGTTTAGCGGCGAAGCAAGGATACACTGGagtggtgaagctgttgttgaacaCGGGCAAAGTCAACCTGGATCACAAAGACAACACGGATTGCACGCCATTGTTGCTAGCAACTGAGAAAGCGCAAAACGCAGTCGTTGAGCTGCTCGTTTTGAGTGGTGCGAACCCAGAGTTGGCAGATAAGGATGGCCGTACGCCAATACTATGTGCCGCTGAGAACGGGAACGAGCAAGCCATCAGGATGTTACTCGACCTTGGAGTGTCTTTCAGCCCACAGGATAAGGAGCAGAGAAATTTGCTATGGTGGGCAGCAGAAAAGGGCTACGAAGCAATAGTCAGAGAGTTGCTCGAGTCGGGAGCCGAAGAAGTCCGCGACTCTAAATTCTCCCAGACACCGTTGTCATGTGCTGCGGAGAGAGGGCACAGCACTGTGGTGAAGCTTCTTATTGCACATGGTAGTGACCCAGATTCCGGTGATAAGGATGGCCGGACTCCATTATCATGGGCAGTGGAATGCAAGCATAAGTCTGTTGTTGAGATGCTTCTCGCCAATGACAAGGTGAATCCAGATGCGGCAGATCGATCCAGTAGAACGCCATTGTCATACGCAGCATGGACGGGGGATCTTGTGTTTATTCAGCTACTCCTTCAGCAAAGGACGGTGAAGATTAACTCTGCAGACAAAAGTGGTCGAACACCACTCTCATTCGCAGCAGAGAAAGGACACCTACCGGCGGCCAAGTTTCTGCTCGCACGCGGTGCCTACGTGGACCTTTCTGAAAGCGAGCATAGCACACCAATAGTGTTAGCCAAGAGATGCAACCACCAGGAGATAGTTGATCTGCTCCTCGACAGGCTAGCCATCACTAGAGACATCCCCTATCGTCCGAGGACATCCCTACTCTGGGCTGTTGAGAGTGGCTACGAAGTTCTCGTCAAGTTCCTACTGGAGAATggcgccaatgtcaacaGCCTAGACTGGGATGAGTCGACGCCACTGTTCAGGGCTAAGAGCGTGCCCATAGCGAAGTTGTTGATCGAATTTGGCGCTGATGTCAATCATCAAAACAAGTCCTACCGCTGGACACCACTCATGAATGCGGTAATAACGGCTGATGTTTCGGTTGTGGAATTCCTGCTCCAAAACGGAGCTGAAGTCGATGCAGTGAATAGCGATGGCCGGACGGCAATGGTGCTTGCGTGTCAGCGAGGACATGAAGGCGTCGTTAAAATGTTGCTGCAACATGGCGCGGATCCCAAGTTGGTGAAAAATTGGGCGAGCAGGTTTCCTGGGGTTTCTGCTCAGAGTGTTGATGAGCCGGACTCTGCCACGGGTTCCTCTGGTGGTAGTCGCAGTTTAGTGGCAAGACTGCTGCGAAGATAG